One Oryza sativa Japonica Group chromosome 8, ASM3414082v1 DNA window includes the following coding sequences:
- the LOC9269131 gene encoding O-fucosyltransferase 16 isoform X2, producing MAQPRRRGGGGHNKCPRPALLPAAALLLFLLAAVALLYVSPPPLIDHPALASSRRRSPHAPLLNSSGGGSTVVSEHSEISRVPISKEADGLWGSKFASRFYGCSNSSSRFLGSSVITQPDRYLMIVTSGGLNQQRTGIIDAVVAARILNATLVVPKLDQTSFWKDASNFSEIFDVDWFISNLSKDVKIVKELPEIGGKLRTPHRMRVPRKCTQRCYVNRVLPALLKKHVVRLTKFDYRLANRLDTDLQKLRCRVNYHGLRFTGLIEEMGEKLIQRMRERSKHFIALHLRFEPDMLAFSGCYYGGGEKERKELGAIRKRWKTLHAINPEKGRRQGRCPLTPEEVGLMLRALGYRNDVHIYVASGEIYGGARTLAPLKAFFPNLHTKETISSKEELAPFSKYSSRMAALDFIVCDGSDAFVTNNNGNMAKILAGRRRYFGHKRTIRPNAKRLYSLISNRRNMSWDSFSSRVRMVQKGFMGEPKELRPGRGEFHENPSTCICEKTVSKTVAKSNSQSEQVLSNDTERGIAIQTEQVSSNDTEMGIATSEPTVPDHTDEEAGESEADEDAPGEKEEIIDPEADDDVQFRLEDPELEGILSD from the exons ATGGCCCAGcctcgacggcgcggcggcggaggccacaACAAGTGCCCGCGCCCGGCcctgctgccggcggcggcgctcctgctcttcctcctcgccgccgtcgcgctgctCTAcgtctccccgccgccgctcatcgATCACCCGGCCCTCgcttcctctcgccgccgctcccctcatGCCCCCCTG CTGAACAGCTCCGGCGGCGGAAGCACGGTGGTGTCCGAGCACAGCGAGATTTCGCGCGTTCCGATAAGC AAAGAGGCAGATGGCCTTTGGGGTTCTAAGTTTGCGAGCAGATTCTATGGGTGCAGCAACTCAAGCAGCAGGTTCCTTG GTTCAAGTGTTATCACGCAACCAGACCGTTATTTGATGATCGTTACAAGTGGAGGCCTCAATCAACAGAGAACAGGG ATAATTGATGCTGTTGTTGCTGCACGTATCTTAAATGCCACACTTGTTGTTCCCAAATTGGATCAAACATCTTTCTGGAAAGATGCAAG CAATTTCTCTGAAATTTTTGACGTCGACTGGTTCATCTCGAATCTATCAAAGGATGTAAAGATTGTGAAAGAGCTTCCAGAGATAGGAGGCAAACTGCGGACTCCTCATAGAATGCGTGTGCCCCGAAAATGTACTCAGAGATGTTATGTGAACCGTGTGTTGCCTGCACTTCTTAAGAAACAT GTTGTTCGGCTGACGAAATTTGATTATAGACTAGCAAACAGGTTGGACACAGATCTGCAGAAGCTGAGATGCAGAGTAAACTATCATGGGTTGAGATTTACTGGCCTAATAGAAGAAATGGGTGAAAAATTAATACAaagaatgagagagagaagcaAACATTTTATTGCTCTTCATTTAAG ATTTGAACCTGATATGCTTGCATTTTCGGGGTGCTATTATGGTggtggagaaaaagaaagaaaagagctTGGTGCAATACGGAAGAGATGGAAAACCTTGCAT GCTATCAACCCTGAGAAAGGAAGAAGGCAAGGTAGATGCCCATTGACTCCTGAAGAGGTGGGGCTGATGTTGAGGGCACTGGGCTACAGAAATGATGTTCACATTTATGTTGCATCTGGAGAGATATATGGCGGGGCAAGGACATTAGCACCCCTCAAAGCGTTCTTCCCAAATCTCCACACGAAAGAAACAATATCAAGCAAAGAGGAGCTGGCTCCATTCTCTAAATACTCATCTCGCATGGCTGCACTTGATTTTATTGTATGTGATGGAAGTGATGCTTTTGTGACTAACAACAATGGTAACATGGCTAAAATTTTGGCTGGGCGAAG GAGATATTTTGGGCATAAGAGAACGATCCGGCCAAATGCTAAAAGGCTCTATTCCTTAATTTCGAACAGAAGAAACATGTCATGGGATTCATTCTCCTCAAGAGTGCGCATGGTTCAGAAAGGATTTATGGGAGAGCCCAAGGAACTCAGGCCAGGAAGGGGAGAATTTCATGAGAACCCTTCTACCTGTATATGTGAAAAAACCGTTAGCAAAACAGTAGCCAAATCTAACTCCCAATCTGAGCAAGTCTTAAGTAATGATACTGAGAGAGGAATAGCCATTCAAACTGAGCAAGTCTCGAGTAATGATACTGAGATGGGAATAGCCACTAGTGAGCCCACAGTTCCTGATCATACTGATGAAGAGGCAGGTGAATCCGAGGCAGATGAAGATGCTCctggagagaaagaggagataATTGATCCTGAAGCGGATGATGATGTGCAGTTCAGACTAGAGGATCCAGAGTTAGAAGGGATTCTTTCAGATTAG
- the LOC4346273 gene encoding WD repeat-containing protein DWA2 translates to MQGGSSGIVYGGLKYQARCIADVRAAAGSTTFLAGTLSLKEENEVHLIRFSPAESELVCDGLFYHPNEIWDLKSCPFDHRVFSTVYTSGEGYGASVWKIPELHGQSNSPPLEQLFTLDEHTGKIRCVLWWPLGKHDKLISIDDRNIFLWNIDASNKSAKVMQKGSADMLPNLRGGSWDPHDHNSIAAITDSSLHCWDLRSMKKSNAIEHAHFRDVDYNPKKQHLITTAEDEFGIRLWDLRMLKYPLKNLPGHSHWTWAVRHNPEHDQLILSAGTDSTVNLWFAKVGTDDSGPESPPGSPTREEEPLLNSYTDYEDSIYGIAWSSHDPSLFASLSYDGRVVLESVKPYLQRK, encoded by the exons ATGCAGGGCGGATCTAGCGGCATCGTCTACGGCGGCCTCAAGTACCAG GCGCGGTGCATCGCCGACGTGCGCGCGGCCGCCGGGTCGACCACCTTCCTCGCCGGAACCCTCAGTCTCAAGGAGGAGAACGAG GTGCACCTGATCCGGTTTTCACCGGCGGAGAGCGAGCTGGTGTGCGACGGGCTGTTCTACCATCCAAACGAGATCTGGGACCTTAAGTCTTGCCCCTTCGATCATAGGGTCTTCTCCACAGTCTACACGTCTG GCGAGGGCTATGGTGCATCTGTTTGGAAGATCCCGGAGCTGCACGGGCAGTCGAATTCGCCGCCACTTGAGCAGCTTTTCACGCTTGATGAGCACACGGGCAAAATAAGATG TGTTCTCTGGTGGCCACTAGGGAAGCACGACAAGTTAATTAGTATTGATGACAGAAATATTTTCCTCTGGAATATAGATGCATCAAATAAGTCAGCCAAG GTGATGCAAAAGGGGTCTGCTGACATGCTTCCCAATTTACGTGGTGGATCTTGGGATCCACACGATCACAATTCAATTGCTGCAATTACTGATTCCTCACTTCACTGCTGGGATCTCCGTTCTATGAA GAAATCAAATGCAATTGAGCATGCGCATTTTCGGGATGTGGATTATAACCCCAAGAAACAGCACTTAATT ACAACAGCAGAAGATGAATTTGGTATCCGTTTGTGGGATCTCAGAATGCTTAAGTATCCTCTGAAGAATCTCCCTGGGCATTCGCATTG GACATGGGCTGTTCGGCACAATCCTGAGCATGACCAGTTGATTCtg AGTGCTGGAACAGATTCAACTGTCAATTTGTGGTTTGCTAAAGTTGGCACTGATGACTCAGGACCTGAAAG TCCTCCTGGTTCACCCACAAGAGAAGAAGAACCATTACTAAATTCATACACTGATTATGAAGATAGCATATACG GTATTGCATGGAGCTCCCATGATCCGTCATTATTTGCTTCTTTATCTTATGACGGAAGG GTTGTTTTAGAATCAGTCAAGCCCTACTTGCAGAGAAAATGA
- the LOC4346272 gene encoding protein HIGH CHLOROPHYLL FLUORESCENCE PHENOTYPE 244, chloroplastic, whose translation MASSTSLAALPSQLASPARRAALSRSATARPRHHHHPLLRAPPKGCRLVVTCNAQTAVPTSIAQGTPVRPTSILVVGATGTLGRQVVRRALDEGYDVRCLVRPRPAPADFLRDWGATVVNADLSKPETIPATLVGIHTVIDCATGRPEEPIRTVDWEGKVALIQCAKAMGIQKYVFYSIHNCDKHPEVPLMEIKHCTEKFIQDAGLDYLIIRLCGFMQGLIGQYAVPILEEKSVWGTDAPTRIAYMDTQDVARLTFIAMRNEKASKKLLTFAGPRAWTTQEVITLCERLAGQDANVTTVPVAVLRFTRQLTRFFQWTNDVADRLAFSEVLSSDTIFSVPMNDTYQLLGVDSKDILTLEKYLQDYFTNILKKLKDLKAQSKQTDIFF comes from the exons ATGGCGTCGTCGACCAGCCTCGCCGCGCTGCCCTCGCAgctcgcctcccccgcccgccgcgccgccctctcccGGTCCGCTACCGCGcggccgcgccaccaccaccaccccctcctCCGCGCACCGCCCAAAG GCTGCAGGCTGGTGGTGACCTGCAACGCGCAGACGGCGGTCCCGACCAGCATTGCGCAGGGCACGCCCGTCAGGCCGACCAGCATCCTGGTGGTCGGCGCCACCGGGACGCTGGGACGGCAGGTGGTCAGGCGGGCGCTGGACGAGGGCTACGACGTGCGCTGCCTCGTCAGGCCCCGCCCGGCGCCGGCCGATTTCCTCCGCGACTGGGGCGCCACTGTGGTCAAT GCCGATCTCAGCAAGCCAGAGACCATTCCCGCGACGCTTGTTGGTATTCATACCGTCATCGATTGTGCTACAGGGCGTCCCGAAGAGCCCATTCGGACG GTAGATTGGGAAGGAAAGGTTGCTCTAATACAATGTGCTAAGGCCATGGGAATTCAAAAGTATGTGTTCTACTCTATTCATAACTGTGACAAGCACCCGGAGGTTCCCTTGATGGAAATCAAGCATTGTACAGAGAAGTTTATTCAGGATGCCGGTCTGGATTATCTCATCATCCGTTTGTGTGGTTTCATGCAG GGCCTAATTGGGCAATATGCTGTGCCCATACTAGAAGAGAAGTCAGTATGGGGAACTGATGCTCCTACCCGGATTGCTTACATGGATACCCAG GACGTTGCTCGACTGACGTTTATTGCCATGCGGAATGAGAAGGCTAGCAAGAAGCTCTTAACTTTTGCCGGACCACGTGCCTGGACAACTCAAGAG GTGATTACACTGTGTGAGCGGTTGGCTGGCCAAGATGCCAACGTTACTACTGTCCCTGTTGCAGTGTTGAGATTTACTCGTCAGTTGACACGGTTCTTCCAGTGGACAAATGATGTGGCTGACAGACTGGCATTCTCAGAG GTCCTCTCCAGTGACACAATTTTCTCAGTTCCAATGAATGATACATACCAGCTTCTTGGGGTAGATTCAAAGGATATTCTCACCTTAGAGAAGTATTTGCAAGATTACTTCactaacattttaaaaaaattgaaggatCTCAAGGCACAGTCCAAGCAAACTGACATATTCTTTTGA
- the LOC9269131 gene encoding O-fucosyltransferase 16 isoform X1, with the protein MAQPRRRGGGGHNKCPRPALLPAAALLLFLLAAVALLYVSPPPLIDHPALASSRRRSPHAPLVLNSSGGGSTVVSEHSEISRVPISKEADGLWGSKFASRFYGCSNSSSRFLGSSVITQPDRYLMIVTSGGLNQQRTGIIDAVVAARILNATLVVPKLDQTSFWKDASNFSEIFDVDWFISNLSKDVKIVKELPEIGGKLRTPHRMRVPRKCTQRCYVNRVLPALLKKHVVRLTKFDYRLANRLDTDLQKLRCRVNYHGLRFTGLIEEMGEKLIQRMRERSKHFIALHLRFEPDMLAFSGCYYGGGEKERKELGAIRKRWKTLHAINPEKGRRQGRCPLTPEEVGLMLRALGYRNDVHIYVASGEIYGGARTLAPLKAFFPNLHTKETISSKEELAPFSKYSSRMAALDFIVCDGSDAFVTNNNGNMAKILAGRRRYFGHKRTIRPNAKRLYSLISNRRNMSWDSFSSRVRMVQKGFMGEPKELRPGRGEFHENPSTCICEKTVSKTVAKSNSQSEQVLSNDTERGIAIQTEQVSSNDTEMGIATSEPTVPDHTDEEAGESEADEDAPGEKEEIIDPEADDDVQFRLEDPELEGILSD; encoded by the exons ATGGCCCAGcctcgacggcgcggcggcggaggccacaACAAGTGCCCGCGCCCGGCcctgctgccggcggcggcgctcctgctcttcctcctcgccgccgtcgcgctgctCTAcgtctccccgccgccgctcatcgATCACCCGGCCCTCgcttcctctcgccgccgctcccctcatGCCCCCCTGGTG CTGAACAGCTCCGGCGGCGGAAGCACGGTGGTGTCCGAGCACAGCGAGATTTCGCGCGTTCCGATAAGC AAAGAGGCAGATGGCCTTTGGGGTTCTAAGTTTGCGAGCAGATTCTATGGGTGCAGCAACTCAAGCAGCAGGTTCCTTG GTTCAAGTGTTATCACGCAACCAGACCGTTATTTGATGATCGTTACAAGTGGAGGCCTCAATCAACAGAGAACAGGG ATAATTGATGCTGTTGTTGCTGCACGTATCTTAAATGCCACACTTGTTGTTCCCAAATTGGATCAAACATCTTTCTGGAAAGATGCAAG CAATTTCTCTGAAATTTTTGACGTCGACTGGTTCATCTCGAATCTATCAAAGGATGTAAAGATTGTGAAAGAGCTTCCAGAGATAGGAGGCAAACTGCGGACTCCTCATAGAATGCGTGTGCCCCGAAAATGTACTCAGAGATGTTATGTGAACCGTGTGTTGCCTGCACTTCTTAAGAAACAT GTTGTTCGGCTGACGAAATTTGATTATAGACTAGCAAACAGGTTGGACACAGATCTGCAGAAGCTGAGATGCAGAGTAAACTATCATGGGTTGAGATTTACTGGCCTAATAGAAGAAATGGGTGAAAAATTAATACAaagaatgagagagagaagcaAACATTTTATTGCTCTTCATTTAAG ATTTGAACCTGATATGCTTGCATTTTCGGGGTGCTATTATGGTggtggagaaaaagaaagaaaagagctTGGTGCAATACGGAAGAGATGGAAAACCTTGCAT GCTATCAACCCTGAGAAAGGAAGAAGGCAAGGTAGATGCCCATTGACTCCTGAAGAGGTGGGGCTGATGTTGAGGGCACTGGGCTACAGAAATGATGTTCACATTTATGTTGCATCTGGAGAGATATATGGCGGGGCAAGGACATTAGCACCCCTCAAAGCGTTCTTCCCAAATCTCCACACGAAAGAAACAATATCAAGCAAAGAGGAGCTGGCTCCATTCTCTAAATACTCATCTCGCATGGCTGCACTTGATTTTATTGTATGTGATGGAAGTGATGCTTTTGTGACTAACAACAATGGTAACATGGCTAAAATTTTGGCTGGGCGAAG GAGATATTTTGGGCATAAGAGAACGATCCGGCCAAATGCTAAAAGGCTCTATTCCTTAATTTCGAACAGAAGAAACATGTCATGGGATTCATTCTCCTCAAGAGTGCGCATGGTTCAGAAAGGATTTATGGGAGAGCCCAAGGAACTCAGGCCAGGAAGGGGAGAATTTCATGAGAACCCTTCTACCTGTATATGTGAAAAAACCGTTAGCAAAACAGTAGCCAAATCTAACTCCCAATCTGAGCAAGTCTTAAGTAATGATACTGAGAGAGGAATAGCCATTCAAACTGAGCAAGTCTCGAGTAATGATACTGAGATGGGAATAGCCACTAGTGAGCCCACAGTTCCTGATCATACTGATGAAGAGGCAGGTGAATCCGAGGCAGATGAAGATGCTCctggagagaaagaggagataATTGATCCTGAAGCGGATGATGATGTGCAGTTCAGACTAGAGGATCCAGAGTTAGAAGGGATTCTTTCAGATTAG